One segment of Campylobacter hominis ATCC BAA-381 DNA contains the following:
- a CDS encoding tape measure protein: protein MTKNLNIKINVDTKTGQISILNSEFKGLTNSTSKASEKLKNLDGCFDKIRGTIVSLVGGFLTIKTAMDALNIADNFKNLEGRLSLVSNSQNELIASTQALFEISRDTRQSFESTAGLYFRLASSVKELGYSQQELADVTRTISQSLIISGASADSANAALVQLGQGLASGTLRGDELNSVLEQSPRLAQMIADGMGITIGEIRKVAEEGKITSQTVIEAVKSQGEAVSSEFEKMPLTVGQATTNVKTSIMELISEFDKATGASSTVSDSIMEISNTISSNKTEIIEFGRDVFSSWKMMATGVILLGEGVISGFDLIINGFGEVVARVELLGKQGLYNMTSWLSDKINDVIAFFEDAYNKIASFFGAEIKKFDRVDLRVDLGIEKSLEKLNAATAKTDEIIQKRAQNIQKYTDSIKKDFDDIANLRTQKIEKIELNTKRGKNTVKAPKQNTSGKGKSAEQIAREKELAIKKELDRQIEYYKAIGDLTNQRLKEKEKETLRLKELGLNNLQIQEYFAKEETKWKNDELKKAA, encoded by the coding sequence GTGACAAAAAATCTAAATATAAAAATAAATGTCGATACTAAAACAGGGCAAATAAGCATCTTAAATTCTGAATTTAAAGGCTTGACAAACAGCACCTCAAAAGCTTCCGAAAAACTTAAAAATTTAGATGGCTGCTTTGATAAAATAAGAGGCACTATTGTATCTTTAGTCGGCGGATTTCTAACAATAAAAACTGCTATGGATGCCTTAAACATAGCAGACAACTTCAAAAATTTAGAGGGACGATTAAGTCTTGTTTCAAATTCTCAAAACGAACTCATAGCTTCCACTCAGGCTCTTTTTGAAATCTCTCGCGACACAAGACAAAGCTTTGAGAGCACGGCGGGTCTTTATTTTCGCCTTGCCTCATCTGTAAAAGAACTTGGCTATTCACAACAAGAGCTTGCGGATGTCACAAGAACAATCAGTCAAAGTTTGATAATAAGCGGTGCTTCAGCCGACTCAGCGAACGCGGCTTTGGTTCAATTGGGGCAAGGTTTGGCAAGCGGAACGCTAAGAGGCGATGAACTAAACTCAGTCTTGGAGCAAAGCCCACGCCTTGCACAAATGATAGCCGATGGAATGGGAATAACCATAGGGGAGATTAGGAAAGTCGCAGAAGAAGGCAAAATAACAAGCCAAACCGTGATAGAAGCCGTAAAATCACAAGGCGAAGCTGTTTCAAGCGAGTTTGAAAAAATGCCTCTAACGGTAGGTCAAGCAACAACAAATGTCAAAACTTCCATTATGGAGTTGATTTCCGAGTTTGATAAAGCAACGGGAGCAAGCAGCACGGTTTCCGACTCCATAATGGAGATTTCCAATACAATAAGCAGCAACAAAACCGAAATAATAGAGTTTGGAAGAGATGTTTTCAGCTCTTGGAAAATGATGGCAACAGGAGTAATTCTTTTAGGAGAGGGAGTAATAAGCGGCTTTGATTTGATAATAAACGGATTTGGCGAAGTTGTAGCAAGAGTCGAGCTTTTAGGCAAACAAGGGCTATACAATATGACAAGTTGGCTAAGTGATAAAATAAATGATGTAATAGCTTTTTTTGAAGATGCATACAATAAAATAGCAAGCTTTTTCGGAGCTGAAATAAAAAAGTTTGATAGAGTGGATTTGAGGGTTGATTTAGGGATAGAGAAAAGTCTGGAAAAACTTAACGCCGCTACTGCAAAAACAGACGAAATAATCCAAAAAAGAGCTCAAAACATACAAAAATACACCGATAGCATAAAAAAAGATTTTGATGATATTGCAAATTTAAGAACCCAAAAAATAGAAAAAATAGAATTAAACACCAAAAGAGGGAAAAATACCGTTAAAGCACCCAAACAAAATACATCCGGCAAAGGAAAAAGCGCAGAACAAATAGCAAGAGAAAAAGAGCTTGCCATAAAAAAAGAGCTTGACAGACAGATAGAATATTACAAAGCTATAGGTGATTTAACAAATCAACGCCTTAAAGAAAAAGAAAAAGAAACCTTGCGCTTAAAAGAGCTAGGACTTAATAACCTCCAAATTCAGGAGTATTTCGCAAAAGAAGAAACAAAATGGAAAAATGATGAGCTTAAAAAAGCAGCTTGA
- a CDS encoding glycosyl hydrolase 108 family protein, with protein sequence MANFDKSYDELLKLEFNNPKNALHKNPGENGLTFMGICESANSNFVGWIKIKDVLKTCGQMEKASEILYKDEALKREVKEFYKANFWDSANLGAIKNDRIADLIFKFGVNTHTKTAIKKAQKTVGVKEDGIIGKITLKAFSEISEKDFETKYKKEFEIFYMDLVRNNPEKYGRFSGGWLNRVKLSQADLDFIRLA encoded by the coding sequence ATGGCAAATTTTGATAAAAGTTATGATGAACTTTTAAAACTCGAATTTAACAATCCTAAAAATGCTTTGCATAAAAACCCGGGCGAAAACGGGCTTACATTTATGGGAATATGTGAAAGTGCAAATTCTAATTTCGTCGGCTGGATAAAAATCAAAGACGTGCTTAAAACTTGCGGACAAATGGAAAAAGCAAGCGAAATTTTATACAAAGATGAAGCGCTTAAACGTGAAGTAAAAGAGTTTTATAAGGCTAACTTTTGGGACAGTGCAAATCTTGGCGCGATTAAAAACGACAGGATTGCGGATCTGATTTTTAAATTCGGCGTAAATACGCACACAAAAACCGCTATTAAAAAAGCGCAAAAAACAGTAGGCGTAAAAGAGGACGGAATAATAGGAAAAATCACATTAAAGGCATTTAGCGAGATTAGCGAAAAAGATTTTGAAACAAAATATAAAAAAGAGTTTGAAATTTTTTATATGGATTTAGTGAGAAACAATCCCGAAAAATACGGGAGATTTTCAGGCGGCTGGCTAAACAGAGTGAAATTAAGTCAGGCGGACTTGGATTTTATTCGTTTAGCATAA